The DNA segment CTATATCGGTGACCAGCGTATTTCAATCGAAACATTGCGCTCCTTTGTCGAAAGTGGAAGTTCTCATCTCATGCTTGAAAATGGGACGACTGTCCAAATCGATAACAGCGGTGAACTCGCACGCTTCATTCGTATGCTTCGCTCGTTCAAGGCAAGAGAGGACTCTTTTGTCGGAAAACTTCATCATGCTCCGGAGCTCAAGTACATCATGACGTGTTCACCGCACTATAACAGTCGCTGCGCTGAAAGTTTCCAGAAATTCACCGAACAGGCAGAGCATGGCACGCCAATGAAACCTCCTGTTATACCTGCGCACCTCGAGCAGATCTTACGACCCTACCAAAAAGAGGGTATCGCATGGCTTGAGTTCCTCCGCACGTATCGTTTTGGTGGAATTCTCGCAGATGACATGGGACTCGGAAAAACACTTCAGGCACTTGCATTCCTCTCGGAACACCGCACGCCTGAAAAGCCTCATCTCGTCGTCTGTCCTAAGACGCTTATCTATAACTGGGCGTGTGAGGCGGCAAAGTTTACCCCACACCTCAAAGTAGTTACCATCGACGGCACGGCATCTGAGCGTGCGGAAGCGCAAGAGCTTTCACGTAAGGCAGATCTTGTCATCACAAGCTACTCCGCACTCCTTGCAGACAAAGAGTGGCACAGCAAAGCAACAACGATGTATGACTATGTTGTACTTGATGAGGCACAATTCATCAAGAATCATGCCTCAAAAACGGCAATGCTCGTCAAAAAGCTGAATGCTGAATATCGTCTTGCACTCACCGGAACCCCGCTCGAGAACAATGTCGTTGAAGTCTGGTCTATAATGGACTTCCTCATGCCCGGCTTCCTCGGACATCATAACGATTTCATTGATCGCTATGGCAAACCGATCATGCAGACCAATGATACGTATGCGCTGGAGCAGTTGCGTCGCAAGATCACCGTCTTCATGCTCCGCCGTACAAAGCAAGAAGTGCTCAAGGAGCTACCGCCAAAGATTGAGCAGCATGCGCCCGTAGCCCTCTCTCCCGATCAGCGTATTCTTTATGGTGAAATTCTCGCACAAGTGCGCAATAGCATAGAAACAACTGTAGCAACAAATGGCTTTGCGCGATCATATATCCACATCCTCTCTGGACTCATGAAACTCAGGCAGGTCTGCAACCACCCTGCACTCCTCCTTGAGGAAAATGATCCTGCACGGAAGGAAGCGACATCGTCAAAAATGGATCTTGCTATAGAACTCATCGAAGAGGCACTTGCGGGAAATACTGCAGGAGACGCACAGCCGCATAAAGTACTTGTCTTCAGTCAATTCACAGGCATGCTTGATCTCTTGGCAGCTGAACTCAAAACTCGCGGCATCACCTTCATTACACTTACTGGAAAGACACAGAATAGACAGGAGCTCGTGGAGAAGTTCAATGCGGACAAAGAGACCTGCGTCTTCCTAATTAGTACAAAGGCAGGCGGAACCGGACTGAATCTCGCAAGCGCGGACACCGTAATTGTCATCGACCCATGGTGGAACCCATCAGTCGAGCGTCAGGCAATCGACCGCGCACATCGCATCGGACAAACACGATCAGTGAATGTCTATCGTCTCATCACT comes from the Candidatus Paceibacterota bacterium genome and includes:
- a CDS encoding DEAD/DEAH box helicase — protein: MVRGIQPKVKSEALYYFVISPQAALLLYKRNSPYAPVPSTEIARISEISTDDKALLAHFVHGPTLVHTLPKLFLGLEQTHLPIACSAWDFQKGNVLKLSQKEKLDCELTMRRVVTARGSQESFALNLKSVPAATHGERPLFVRGEYALFFGEHTLSLHQFADPLATLLSRIRRAPSFPFNGGDKSVLLQVPVEGIFLGQLQNLIDQLKERTNLTLDPALAKLTIAPPPSLTLTAIHDSDPILGERLSITPHLDWGHVREDISSTYYRSTAGGKVHIARRAAHAHYISEQNGKLILTLVDSARAEHFYKLLFLNAKALGLSASLECRLSGDKRIASFFRDTWPNVLAFAHQHGLTVTLNNNTLSDEHALFRADFAVEMDTASDELSFDVVCYIGDQRISIETLRSFVESGSSHLMLENGTTVQIDNSGELARFIRMLRSFKAREDSFVGKLHHAPELKYIMTCSPHYNSRCAESFQKFTEQAEHGTPMKPPVIPAHLEQILRPYQKEGIAWLEFLRTYRFGGILADDMGLGKTLQALAFLSEHRTPEKPHLVVCPKTLIYNWACEAAKFTPHLKVVTIDGTASERAEAQELSRKADLVITSYSALLADKEWHSKATTMYDYVVLDEAQFIKNHASKTAMLVKKLNAEYRLALTGTPLENNVVEVWSIMDFLMPGFLGHHNDFIDRYGKPIMQTNDTYALEQLRRKITVFMLRRTKQEVLKELPPKIEQHAPVALSPDQRILYGEILAQVRNSIETTVATNGFARSYIHILSGLMKLRQVCNHPALLLEENDPARKEATSSKMDLAIELIEEALAGNTAGDAQPHKVLVFSQFTGMLDLLAAELKTRGITFITLTGKTQNRQELVEKFNADKETCVFLISTKAGGTGLNLASADTVIVIDPWWNPSVERQAIDRAHRIGQTRSVNVYRLITTGTIEEKIQALQSKKKDLFDALVNETGSTLSKLTWEDVRSLFAE